The Lemur catta isolate mLemCat1 chromosome 17, mLemCat1.pri, whole genome shotgun sequence genome segment CGCAGCCTTGCCCAGCCACCATTCCTCACCAGGGGCATCCTGTTCCCAGCAGCTGCCTCTGGCCTGAGGtcctgccctgggggctggggactggtTTCCACCTGGGTGGGGGGCCATAAGTGACCCACCTTCCCTCATAACAATGGCAGATCACAGTGTCTCCAAAGGCCTGTGCCTCCTCTGCTCTTGCCCTCCACACTAGTCTCCGAGGCTCAGGGTTTGGGGTGAGGCTGACACATCCCAGCCTGCACCCCAACAGGCCTGGCCGAGCACCTCCTGTCCCCCCTCCTTTGGCACTGCTCTGGggccacctgcctgcctgccgGTGGAACAGCAGACATATCAGCAAGGACCAATGGGGCATAGTGGGTCCTCCCCAGTGACACACCCACCCCGTGCCTGCCACAGGCAAGATCAACGTCAAGGATGACTAGCTGGACGCCATGCTTAAGGAGGCCTCAGGGCCCATCAACTTCACCATGTTCCTGAACCTGTTTGGGGAGAAACTGAGTGGTGAGTGCCTGGggccagcctcctcctccttggGTGGGgctcctgacacttagaaatccACACATTTCACATGAATGTCCACAATTTCCGATCTCTTGATGGGAAGCCCCAGGACCTGGCATTCTGGGACCCAGTTTGGTAGGGCCCCTGTCGGCCACCCCAGAGCATGTGAGCTCAGACACTcactccctgccccacacctgctgCCGGCCCAGCTGGCAAGGGCTTGGTCCCTCCTCACGGAGCACTTGCCTCCAACTCCAGGCCTGGGCTAACCCTGGGGACTTCTAGGCTGAAGGTGCCATGTGGACCGAGGCTTGGAGCCCTGGGAACAGCGCTggtctccctcctgccctgttTGTCCTTGGCAGCCTGGAGCAGGACTGGGAGCCCAAATGCCTAGGGCTCAAGGACTCTTACCATTCTAAATGCCTTCAAGATGCTGGACCCCGAGGGCAAAGGCAGCACCAACAAGGAATAGTGAGTACCAGGCTTTGGGCAGTATGTTGGAGTCTCCAAGGGCTCCCTGATGGCCTCCCCCAATAGGATCTGAGGGACACTGCCCCAGCGAGGGACTGTTGGCCACCTGGACACgaagccccgccccctgcccccagcctctaACCAGCTGCAGGGCCTTGAGCCGCTGTCCCAGGTCCTGAGTCCTTGGAATAACTAAGTGGAGACCCTGCACAGGCACCAGGCACCCCAGGTGGCCATCGTTCCTCTAACCTGTGCTCTGTCTTTAGCCCCTTTTATGGAGAGTTGCCTGGTGCCCAGAGCTGGGGAAAGGGGATATTCTGGTGTACAGGCACTGCCTCTGTTCTCCCTTAGTCTTCCTCGCCATCAGATGTCCCCAGGCAAGCCCCCAGGAGTGATGACATCTGAGTGGTGACCTCAGAGGTGCCACGCCTGCGGGGAAGGGTGCGGGTGCAGCACGTGGGCCCCACCCTCTGGCCTCTGCAGCACCCACCCCCCATGGGTCACCCCCCCTGCCAGCCCCCGACCCACCCCTTTCTCAAAGCCTAACTGGgctccttcacctccttctccTCAGCATCAAACGTGTGCTGATGTCCCAGGCTGACAAGATGACCGCAGATGCGGTTCGGCCACGGCCCCCGCCCCCTTCCCCCACAGCCCTCTCTCCAGCGGGGCTCCCGGGTCAGCCGGGGGAGGCGCTGGCCCCAGAGGCCGCAACACCGCGGCCCTTCAAGTGCCCATTTGAGAGACGGAACCGCTCAGAGGGGTTAGGTCAGCGGCTGGAGGCCACCCAGCGGGCCGGTGCCATCTGTCCTGGCCTGAGGGGCAGGGCTCACAACAATGCTGtcccatcccccaacccccatcccgcACGCCCCGCGCCAGCGGCGCGACCACAGCTCTCCCACCTGCTAGGACCCTATTCACCGCACACCTCACATAGCCCTCCCCACGGTGCTGGACACCTGGGCACCGCTGACCAGCTTGGGAATGGCGTACGGACTATGGGCTCAGGTCGGGCAGAGGGCCCAGGCGGTCGGTTCGTCTCCGCTCCGCCCCCCCACTAGGCTCCGCCCCTCCACTAGGctccgcccctccccgcccccgcgcAGAAGTCAGACCGGAAGCCAGACCAGAGCGGCCGCGGTGTAGCAGTGGGTTGTAATCGCCGCGCACTGCTCGAAGGTCGACCAGATGTTCCAGTTCGCCACCGTCGACGCAGTGGGCAACCTCGGCTACAGGGCGCTGAGCTACGTGATCACCCACGGGGAGGAAAAGGAGTGAGGGCCCCGCCGGCCGCGCCCACTCAATAAACGTGCACCCACTGACAGCCTGCGAGTGTCCGCCTGGGGCGCGGGGTGTGCGCAGCCGCGGGCTGGGACCGGCTCTCCCCGGCTAGCAGCGGAGGGGGCTCCCTTCACCTGTCCACTCCTGACTCGGCCCTGAGGAGCCCCCGGGACCCCACCCTTGCGCTGCGCCTCAGCCGAACTCCCTCCCGTGCCAGGCCCACTGCGGCGCGGCTGCTGCGCCGCCCTCCAGCGCGCCTGtctggcctggccctggctgtGAGGGTCCTGCCCGGTCAGTGTCCGCAGGACAGTAGCTCTTCTCCGTGCAGCCACAGGGTCCACCCTGCCTGGCCGTGTCCTGGGTGCCCCAAAGCCCCTGAGTTTCTGTGACAGGCTCTCAGGCGTGGCTGGCACAGCCACGGTGGCCCACAcctgcccctccagcctccccatCACAAGCTGTCCCTGGTCAGAGTCTCTCAGACCGTGGCCGCTCCtaaaggagggaggcagagccagaAGAACCGACTGGAGTGCCGTGGGGGGAGCCTCAGGGCGTGATTTCAGGGTTGGACGCGTGGTCTTCAGCTCCTGGGCACATGTCCTGGGTAGAGGGGGACACACCAGACTCGGCCCCCAGGCGCCGGTAGGGGGTGTGGAAGAAGAGCACCAAGACACAGCTGAAGAGGGTGCACAGGCcggccagcagcagcagggaccCTGGGGACACAGCACACAGCTCTGTCACCACAGCCAGAGCTCCCCATATGAGAGCACAGCCAAGCCTAGAGGCCACAGATGGGCAGATATAATCCCGACCCATGCACACCCCACTAACCAAACACAGAGCAACCCTGGAAGCAAACCCtgttcccagcctctggcagacCCCAAAGGGTGAGGAGGTGTTTGCAGATCCAGGTTCCAAGAGCTGTAAGCTCTGAGGTCACCAGCATGGGGTCAGGAAATGGGTGTGCAACACCCACCTCTGATCTCTGCCCTActcccctctgtctctgtctccctccatcTCGTCTTTCCACTCTCAGATCTCTGCCACcatatctctctgtctctttccctctctctgtctctctgtctgcctgtctctctccctatctctgtctctctctcccccctctcccgCCCTTTCCACTCTCAGATCTCTGCCACcatgtctctctctgtttctctttctctttccctggttTAAAACAACTCACACTGGCATTTGGCATTTGTCAGGGTCTCTGGGCTTCACGGACCATGCTGACCCCAGGGGTTCTGCCTGTTGACCTCTGACCCCACCAGCACCCACCCACTGAGGAGAGCCAATGGGGCCGAGAGGCAGGGCACGGAGTGGGGGCTCCAGGGCTGTTCCAACAGAGCAGGCGTGGCCTGGCCTCTGCTCCCCGGGGCTCCCAAAGGGGCACTCACCTGTCCAGTCAAGGGGGTCCTCACCATGCTTGCAGGTGGAGAATGATGGCTCTCGGTGACGCACAGTCAGCGCCATCAGCGCCACCATGATAATCACACCCTCCACCTGCCTGGACACACATGGCCCTCAGCCCCTGCCAACATCACTGCCCACCCACCAGAGCCAGATGCCACCCTGAGAAGGAGCCAACACCTGTGCCACCCACTGTGCCACCGGTCACTCCGAGGGCAGTGCACAGCTCTGGCTGGCATGGGCCCCCATGGCTGTCCCAGGTGCTTAGTATGCACTCAGCCCTTGCCAGAGCAGGCAGGCTCCTTAATTCATAGAaaaggggcctgggctgggcagccTGAGGTGGGACAGAGGAGGGTCTCTGGGCTCCCAGGGTGCGGCGGGGGCAGATGGACACTCACCCCAGCACAAAGACCAGGCCTGCAGCAGCACCCTCCCCCACAGGGAAGGAGCACTCCACTGCCAGCTCCATGGCCACGGGCGCTACCGAGAAGCCAAAGAGCCCAAGCAGCGAGCAGATGGCGGCCAGGGCAAAGGTTTGTCCCTGCAGCTGGGACACCTGAGGGCAGCAAACGGCAGAGGATGGGGGCCTGGTCAGATCCACCGGCCTTGAGCAGGCAGCAGACTCAGTTGCATGGGTGTGAGGAAGCCCCACCCCGCCCAGGGGCCACCccagctggcaggggctgggcctgagAGGTCCAGACATCTATTCCAGCCAAGCTGCCCACTGCCCCATCCAAGGCCTCACAacccagcccctctgcctggggCACCCTCTCCCAACCCTGCACGGTGGTCTCAGCTTGAGGGCACTCTCACCAGGGCAAAGGCCACGCAGGCCAGAGAGGTCAGGCAGAAGCTAATCTTGGTGGCCTCGGTGAAGCACTTGGTCCGGTCCACATAGATGCCGAGAATCAGCGCCCCCAGAATTCCAAACACGATGAAAAGAGCCCCACAGAGGCCTGAAAactcctggaggaggagaggagaggctggggcaaTTTACTGGGGTAGGGAGCTGCCAGGGGCCCAAGAGGCGGCTAGCACCCTTAGGCAGTACACTGTCACCAAGGGGCTCACCGTAGGGTCACTATGCTGTGCCTGAGGCCCAGGCATGACAACACAGGCTACAGCTGCACTATTGGCTGCCtgctggggcgggggagggggggtccTATGCCATGCCACCCCCTGCCCCAAGATCAAAACAATCGCTAAAGGGAAGGGCCTGTTCCCACCCCATGGGTCCTTAATGCCTCTGAGCCCCTGGCAGAGGCAGAAACATGTCCCTTAAACCCTACACCCAGCACTGATGCCAGAAAGCAGAGGGCAGAAGCCAAACGTGTATACACAGATGCACATGCACATACCACACACGTGCACAGGTACATACAGACACACCCAGCACTGGtgccagagggcagagggcacagcctgGGGATGTATGGGCAGAACAAGGCCTCCCATCTGCATGCCTAAATACTGAGGGTGACCCTTCCCTGGAGCCCTGCGGGGTTAGGGCCTTGCTATTAATACTTCCCATCCaaccccccgccccctcccacaGCTACCACCCCCACCTCACTACAGCCAGGTCAGGCAGTgagaggcagggcccagggctcaCACTGGAGTAGCCACTCGCGCAGAAGATCTGCTCCAGGAGGGCCATGAGGCTGGAGAAGATCCCAGTGCCGCCTCCGAAGCACACGGCCAGGAGGATGTAGGCCTTGTTCCgcaggagctggaggggaggggctgctcagactggggtggggatgggggcgcCCCTCTCCGGCCTCTGGCTCCCACCCCAGGTCCACCCTGCCCCATCCCACAGCACCAACCAGCTTGAGCCCGTCCAGGAACTTCTCCGAGGTGGAGCTGGCAGCCCCGgcggagggtggggtggggggcacactCTCCCAGAGGCAGGTGGTAGCCAGCAGGCAGGCGAGGCCAGCAGGGATGGCACAGACGCCCAGCTGGGGAAAGGGTATGCATGTGCACAGGAGgccacatggacacacacaccccacatggCGCCCCGGCCCTGCTCTGGGCTGCCAGCAGCAAACTCTACACTCTCCCCAGTCACTCCTGCCCACTCTCGGGTGGCCACTGGGTCCCAGGGCCTGTGAGAGCTGCTCTGCTTCCTCCACACCTGCTGCGGGGCATCATGAGGAGCCCTGGCTTTCCGCAGACGGTCAAGGATGGCTCCCTCCTTGAAAACGTCAGCCTGACCTCCCCGAGCACCAGACTCCGCATCTAACTGCCCACTGCACACCCACATAAGAAGCAGGTCTTAACATAGCCAGGTGGGTCACACAGATAGGTGTGGGTGCACAGGTatgcatgtatgtacacacaccccacacatgcacgggtatacacacatgcacacacacaatacatTGCACAagcatacacatgtacacaccatACATGTGCATAGgtgtgcacacacagcacacatgcaccatacatatacatgtgtaagCACACaccacatgtatgcacacacatgcacagcgCACACATGCTTGCACTACACACATGCACGTGTATGCACATACAGCACAAATGCACcatgcatatacatgtgtatgcatgcactgcacacagacacacatgcacacaccacacgtgcacaggcacacacatgttcacaccaccatgcatgtgcatgcagacacacataccacacacatgcacaagcacacacacactcataccaTACACATGCACAGGTATGCACAGACACACAGCACACATATTATACATGTACCATACATAAGCATGTGTATCACACttgcacagagacacacacacaccatacatatgcacaagcacacacatgcacataccatACATGCACAGGtaccacaccacacacagcacacatgaaccacacatatgcatgtgtatgcacacaGAACATGCAcagcacacacatgtacatggctacacacacagagcacacatGCACAATACAATATGCCTGTGtgttcacacacatacacatacagatgCCACATTAGCTCTCACCATAATGGGAATGTCCTCGCCCTTCTTGACCA includes the following:
- the SLC49A3 gene encoding solute carrier family 49 member A3 isoform X2, yielding MAEPAGAGPRVAADGPGASRGRTETAEGEPGAAETRVPGARPAHRAYARRWVFLLVVSLLSCSNAMLWLSFAPVADTIAEHFFLSTEQINWLSLVYLVVSIPFGVVAIWMLDSVGLRGATILGAWLNFAGSVLRTLPCVAVGTLHPFAFFMGGQSLCALAQTLVIFSPAKLAALWFPEHQRATANMIATMSNPLGILVANVLSPALVKKGEDIPIMLLRNKAYILLAVCFGGGTGIFSSLMALLEQIFCASGYSSEFSGLCGALFIVFGILGALILGIYVDRTKCFTEATKISFCLTSLACVAFALVSQLQGQTFALAAICSLLGLFGFSVAPVAMELAVECSFPVGEGAAAGLVFVLGQVEGVIIMVALMALTVRHREPSFSTCKHGEDPLDWTGSLLLLAGLCTLFSCVLVLFFHTPYRRLGAESGVSPSTQDMCPGAEDHASNPEITP
- the SLC49A3 gene encoding solute carrier family 49 member A3 isoform X1, with amino-acid sequence MAEPAGAGPRVAADGPGASRGRTETAEGEPGAAETRVPGARPAHRAYARRWVFLLVVSLLSCSNAMLWLSFAPVADTIAEHFFLSTEQINWLSLVYLVVSIPFGVVAIWMLDSVGLRGATILGAWLNFAGSVLRTLPCVAVGTLHPFAFFMGGQSLCALAQTLVIFSPAKLAALWFPEHQRATANMIATMSNPLGILVANVLSPALVKKGEDIPIMLGVCAIPAGLACLLATTCLWESVPPTPPSAGAASSTSEKFLDGLKLLLRNKAYILLAVCFGGGTGIFSSLMALLEQIFCASGYSSEFSGLCGALFIVFGILGALILGIYVDRTKCFTEATKISFCLTSLACVAFALVSQLQGQTFALAAICSLLGLFGFSVAPVAMELAVECSFPVGEGAAAGLVFVLGQVEGVIIMVALMALTVRHREPSFSTCKHGEDPLDWTGSLLLLAGLCTLFSCVLVLFFHTPYRRLGAESGVSPSTQDMCPGAEDHASNPEITP
- the SLC49A3 gene encoding solute carrier family 49 member A3 isoform X3: MAEPAGAGPRVAADGPGASRGRTETAEGEPGAAETRVPGARPAHRAYARRWVFLLVVSLLSCSNAMLWLSFAPVADTIAEHFFLSTEQINWLSLVYLVVSIPFGVVAIWMLDSVGLRGATILGAWLNFAGSVLRTLPCVAVGTLHPFAFFMGGQSLCALAQTLVIFSPAKLAALWFPEHQRATANMIATMSNPLGILVANVLSPALVKKGEDIPIMEFSGLCGALFIVFGILGALILGIYVDRTKCFTEATKISFCLTSLACVAFALVSQLQGQTFALAAICSLLGLFGFSVAPVAMELAVECSFPVGEGAAAGLVFVLGQVEGVIIMVALMALTVRHREPSFSTCKHGEDPLDWTGSLLLLAGLCTLFSCVLVLFFHTPYRRLGAESGVSPSTQDMCPGAEDHASNPEITP